In Paenibacillus sp. FSL R7-0345, a single window of DNA contains:
- a CDS encoding aldo/keto reductase has translation MNNSTHNRIKLRNGASVPRIGQGTWNMGEDKASRSEEIASLRLGVELGMNLIDTAEMYGEGRSEELVGEAIRDIRDDVFLVSKVYPHNAGKDRLICSCEGSLKRLGTDHLDLYLLHWRGNIPLEETVEGMEELVAGGKIKRWGVSNLDTEDMRELLSIPGGENCAVNQVLYHLGSRGIEHELLAWGRSHHIPVMAYSPLAQAGSLRKGLTENGTVRQIAAEHGVTPLQILLAWSIREGDVIAIPKAASRRHVEENAAAGRIRLSDEELHLLDEAFPQPAWRVPLDMI, from the coding sequence ATGAACAACAGCACTCACAACCGGATTAAGCTAAGAAACGGCGCCTCTGTGCCGAGAATCGGCCAGGGCACCTGGAATATGGGAGAAGATAAAGCAAGCCGGTCCGAGGAAATTGCTTCTCTGCGACTGGGTGTCGAGTTAGGCATGAATCTGATTGATACCGCTGAAATGTACGGGGAAGGGCGGTCCGAGGAGCTGGTCGGTGAAGCTATCCGGGACATCCGTGATGATGTATTTCTGGTGTCCAAGGTGTACCCGCATAATGCCGGCAAAGACCGGCTCATCTGCAGCTGTGAAGGCAGCCTGAAGCGGCTCGGGACGGATCATCTCGATCTTTATCTGCTGCACTGGCGCGGCAATATTCCTTTGGAAGAGACCGTTGAAGGGATGGAGGAGCTGGTGGCTGGCGGTAAAATCAAACGTTGGGGCGTGTCCAACCTCGATACAGAGGATATGCGGGAGCTGCTGAGCATTCCCGGCGGTGAGAACTGCGCTGTGAACCAGGTGCTTTATCATTTGGGCTCAAGAGGCATTGAACATGAGCTGCTGGCCTGGGGCCGGAGCCACCACATTCCGGTCATGGCATATTCTCCGCTCGCCCAGGCCGGCAGCCTGCGCAAAGGGCTGACCGAGAACGGGACGGTCCGGCAGATTGCCGCAGAGCACGGGGTGACCCCGCTGCAGATCTTGCTGGCCTGGAGTATCCGCGAAGGCGATGTAATTGCCATCCCCAAGGCAGCGTCACGCAGGCATGTGGAAGAGAATGCGGCGGCCGGCC